The Odocoileus virginianus isolate 20LAN1187 ecotype Illinois chromosome 30, Ovbor_1.2, whole genome shotgun sequence genome window below encodes:
- the PRKAG3 gene encoding 5'-AMP-activated protein kinase subunit gamma-3 isoform X6 has translation MEPAELEHALSRTPSWSSFGGPEHQEMSFLEQGDSTSWPSPAMTTSAEISLGEQGTKVSRWTSQEAVEEGELPGLKGGPQSRPAAESTRLEATFPKATPLAKATPSSGVGTPTTERDSLPSDCSASASGSNTDDLDLGIEFSAPEAWGNELGLVEERPAQCPSPQVPALRLGWDDELRKPGAQIYMHFMQEHTCYDAMATSSKLVIFDTMLQIKKAFFALVANGVRAAPLWDSKKQSFVGMLTITDFILVLHRYYRSPLVQIYEIEEHKIETWREIYLQGCFKPLVSISPSDSLFEAVYTLIKNRIHRLPVLDPVSGAVLHILTHKRLLKFLHIFQGTLLPRPSFLSRTIQDLGIGTFRDLAVVLETAPILTALDIFVDRRVSALPVINEAGQVVGLYSRFDVIHLAAQQTYNHLDISVGEALRRRTLCLEGVLSCQPHETLGEVIDRIAREQVHRLVLVDETQHLLGVVSLSDILQALVLSPAGIDALGA, from the exons ATGGAGCCCGCCGAGCTGGAGCACGCGCTGAGCAGG ACCCCCTCCTGGAGCAGCTTTGGGGGACCCGAGCATCAAG AGATGAGCTTCCTAGAGCAAGGAGACAGCACTTCATGGCCATCACCAGCCATGACCACCAGCGCAGAAATAAGCCTTGGGGAACAGGGGACCAAGGTCTCAAGATGGACAAGCCAGGAGGCTGTAGAGGAAGGGGAGCTCCCAGGCCTGAAGGGAG GTCCCCAGTCCAGGCCAGCTGCTGAGTCCACCAGGCTGGAGGCCACATTCCCCAAGGCCACACCCTTGGCCAAAGCCACTCCCTCGTCTGGGGTGGGCACCCCCACAACAGAGCGAGACAGCCTCCCCTCTGACTGTTCAGCCTCTGCTTCTGGCTCCAACACAGATGATCTGGATCTGGGCATAGAGTTCTCAGCCCCAGAAGCATGGGGGAATGAGCTCGGCCTGGTGGAAGAGAGGCCGGCCCAGTGCCCGTCCCCGCAGGTGCCGGCACTCAGGCTGGGCTGGGACGACGAGCTGCGGAAGCCGGGGGCCCAGATCTACATGCACTTCATGCAGGAGCACACCTGCTACGATgccatggcaaccagctccaaGCTAGTCATCTTCGACACCATGCTACAG atcaagaagGCCTTCTTTGCCCTGGTGGCCAATGGCGTTCGGGCCGCACCTCTTTGGGACAGCAAGAAGCAGAGCTTTGTGG GGATGCTGACTATCACAGACTTCATCTTGGTTCTGCATCGCTATTACCGGTCCCCCCTG GTCCAGATCTATGAGATTGAAGAACACAAGATTGAGACCTGGAGGG AGATCTACCTTCAAGGTTGCTTCAAGCCTCTGGTCTCCATCTCTCCCAGTGACAG CCTATTTGAAGCCGTCTACACCCTCATCAAGAACCGTATCCACCGCCTGCCAGTCCTGGACCCAGTCTCAGGCGCCGTGCTGCACATCCTCACACACAAACGGCTTCTCAAGTTCCTGCACATTTTT CAGGGCACCCTGCTGCCCCggccctccttcctctcccgCACCATCCAAGATCTGGGCATTGGCACATTCCGAGACTTGGCTGTGGTGCTGGAAACAGCACCCATCCTCACTGCACTGGACATCTTTGTGGACCGGCGTGTGTCTGCGCTGCCGGTGATCAATGAAGCTG GACAGGTCGTGGGCCTCTACTCCCGCTTTGATGTGATT CACCTGGCAGCCCAACAAACATACAACCACCTGGACATAAGTGTGGGAGAAGCCCTGAGGCGGAGGACACTGTGTCTGGAGGGAGTCCTTTCCTGCCAGCCCCACGAGACCTTGGGGGAAGTCATCGACCGGATTGCCCGGGAGCAG GTGCACCGGCTGGTGCTTGTGGATGAAACTCAGCACCTGCTGGGCGTGGTGTCCCTCTCCGACATCCTTCAAGCTCTAGTGCTCAGCCCCGCTGGCATCGACGCCCTCGGGGCCTGA
- the PRKAG3 gene encoding 5'-AMP-activated protein kinase subunit gamma-3 isoform X9 — MGLCVSSGWVFVCLLGGGVWLCMCGGKGSSCGSEYRMFSPPLQSLFSTQTPSWSSFGGPEHQEMSFLEQGDSTSWPSPAMTTSAEISLGEQGTKVSRWTSQEAVEEGELPGLKGGPQSRPAAESTRLEATFPKATPLAKATPSSGVGTPTTERDSLPSDCSASASGSNTDDLDLGIEFSAPEAWGNELGLVEERPAQCPSPQVPALRLGWDDELRKPGAQIYMHFMQEHTCYDAMATSSKLVIFDTMLQIKKAFFALVANGVRAAPLWDSKKQSFVGMLTITDFILVLHRYYRSPLVQIYEIEEHKIETWRGEWRSTFKVASSLWSPSLPVTAYLKPSTPSSRTVSTACQSWTQSQAPCCTSSHTNGFSSSCTFFRAPCCPGPPSSPAPSKIWALAHSETWLWCWKQHPSSLHWTSLWTGVCLRCR; from the exons ATGGGTTTATGTGTGTCTTCAGGGtgggtgtttgtgtgtttgttgggGGGTGGTGTGTGGTTGTGCATGTGTGGCGGGAAGGGCAGCTCCTGTGGTTCTGAGTATAGGATGTTCTCCCCACCCCTTCAGTCACTCTTCTCCACACAGACCCCCTCCTGGAGCAGCTTTGGGGGACCCGAGCATCAAG AGATGAGCTTCCTAGAGCAAGGAGACAGCACTTCATGGCCATCACCAGCCATGACCACCAGCGCAGAAATAAGCCTTGGGGAACAGGGGACCAAGGTCTCAAGATGGACAAGCCAGGAGGCTGTAGAGGAAGGGGAGCTCCCAGGCCTGAAGGGAG GTCCCCAGTCCAGGCCAGCTGCTGAGTCCACCAGGCTGGAGGCCACATTCCCCAAGGCCACACCCTTGGCCAAAGCCACTCCCTCGTCTGGGGTGGGCACCCCCACAACAGAGCGAGACAGCCTCCCCTCTGACTGTTCAGCCTCTGCTTCTGGCTCCAACACAGATGATCTGGATCTGGGCATAGAGTTCTCAGCCCCAGAAGCATGGGGGAATGAGCTCGGCCTGGTGGAAGAGAGGCCGGCCCAGTGCCCGTCCCCGCAGGTGCCGGCACTCAGGCTGGGCTGGGACGACGAGCTGCGGAAGCCGGGGGCCCAGATCTACATGCACTTCATGCAGGAGCACACCTGCTACGATgccatggcaaccagctccaaGCTAGTCATCTTCGACACCATGCTACAG atcaagaagGCCTTCTTTGCCCTGGTGGCCAATGGCGTTCGGGCCGCACCTCTTTGGGACAGCAAGAAGCAGAGCTTTGTGG GGATGCTGACTATCACAGACTTCATCTTGGTTCTGCATCGCTATTACCGGTCCCCCCTG GTCCAGATCTATGAGATTGAAGAACACAAGATTGAGACCTGGAGGGGTGAGTGG AGATCTACCTTCAAGGTTGCTTCAAGCCTCTGGTCTCCATCTCTCCCAGTGACAG CCTATTTGAAGCCGTCTACACCCTCATCAAGAACCGTATCCACCGCCTGCCAGTCCTGGACCCAGTCTCAGGCGCCGTGCTGCACATCCTCACACACAAACGGCTTCTCAAGTTCCTGCACATTTTT CAGGGCACCCTGCTGCCCCggccctccttcctctcccgCACCATCCAAGATCTGGGCATTGGCACATTCCGAGACTTGGCTGTGGTGCTGGAAACAGCACCCATCCTCACTGCACTGGACATCTTTGTGGACCGGCGTGTGTCTGCGCTGCCGGTGA
- the PRKAG3 gene encoding 5'-AMP-activated protein kinase subunit gamma-3 isoform X10 yields the protein MGLCVSSGWVFVCLLGGGVWLCMCGGKGSSCGSEYRMFSPPLQSLFSTQTPSWSSFGGPEHQEMSFLEQGDSTSWPSPAMTTSAEISLGEQGTKVSRWTSQEAVEEGELPGLKGGPQSRPAAESTRLEATFPKATPLAKATPSSGVGTPTTERDSLPSDCSASASGSNTDDLDLGIEFSAPEAWGNELGLVEERPAQCPSPQVPALRLGWDDELRKPGAQIYMHFMQEHTCYDAMATSSKLVIFDTMLQIKKAFFALVANGVRAAPLWDSKKQSFVGMLTITDFILVLHRYYRSPLVQIYEIEEHKIETWRGEWRSTFKVASSLWSPSLPVTAYLKPSTPSSRTVSTACQSWTQSQAPCCTSSHTNGFSSSCTFLAPCCPGPPSSPAPSKIWALAHSETWLWCWKQHPSSLHWTSLWTGVCLRCR from the exons ATGGGTTTATGTGTGTCTTCAGGGtgggtgtttgtgtgtttgttgggGGGTGGTGTGTGGTTGTGCATGTGTGGCGGGAAGGGCAGCTCCTGTGGTTCTGAGTATAGGATGTTCTCCCCACCCCTTCAGTCACTCTTCTCCACACAGACCCCCTCCTGGAGCAGCTTTGGGGGACCCGAGCATCAAG AGATGAGCTTCCTAGAGCAAGGAGACAGCACTTCATGGCCATCACCAGCCATGACCACCAGCGCAGAAATAAGCCTTGGGGAACAGGGGACCAAGGTCTCAAGATGGACAAGCCAGGAGGCTGTAGAGGAAGGGGAGCTCCCAGGCCTGAAGGGAG GTCCCCAGTCCAGGCCAGCTGCTGAGTCCACCAGGCTGGAGGCCACATTCCCCAAGGCCACACCCTTGGCCAAAGCCACTCCCTCGTCTGGGGTGGGCACCCCCACAACAGAGCGAGACAGCCTCCCCTCTGACTGTTCAGCCTCTGCTTCTGGCTCCAACACAGATGATCTGGATCTGGGCATAGAGTTCTCAGCCCCAGAAGCATGGGGGAATGAGCTCGGCCTGGTGGAAGAGAGGCCGGCCCAGTGCCCGTCCCCGCAGGTGCCGGCACTCAGGCTGGGCTGGGACGACGAGCTGCGGAAGCCGGGGGCCCAGATCTACATGCACTTCATGCAGGAGCACACCTGCTACGATgccatggcaaccagctccaaGCTAGTCATCTTCGACACCATGCTACAG atcaagaagGCCTTCTTTGCCCTGGTGGCCAATGGCGTTCGGGCCGCACCTCTTTGGGACAGCAAGAAGCAGAGCTTTGTGG GGATGCTGACTATCACAGACTTCATCTTGGTTCTGCATCGCTATTACCGGTCCCCCCTG GTCCAGATCTATGAGATTGAAGAACACAAGATTGAGACCTGGAGGGGTGAGTGG AGATCTACCTTCAAGGTTGCTTCAAGCCTCTGGTCTCCATCTCTCCCAGTGACAG CCTATTTGAAGCCGTCTACACCCTCATCAAGAACCGTATCCACCGCCTGCCAGTCCTGGACCCAGTCTCAGGCGCCGTGCTGCACATCCTCACACACAAACGGCTTCTCAAGTTCCTGCACATTTTT GGCACCCTGCTGCCCCggccctccttcctctcccgCACCATCCAAGATCTGGGCATTGGCACATTCCGAGACTTGGCTGTGGTGCTGGAAACAGCACCCATCCTCACTGCACTGGACATCTTTGTGGACCGGCGTGTGTCTGCGCTGCCGGTGA